A genome region from Bradyrhizobium commune includes the following:
- a CDS encoding NADPH-dependent FMN reductase, with product MAYNIVTIAGSLRKDSFSLKIANALAKLAPASLKLEVVTLGGISFFNQDIEGAPPADWLAFREKLQKSDGVIFVTPEYNRAIPGVLKNAIDVASRPYGKSSFNGKPVGIVSNSPGPLGGVSAAKTLQNILPGIAGPIMQQPEIYLNAVGDAFDAEGNLTKESLKPVLQAYIDAYAAHVAKHHG from the coding sequence ATGGCCTACAACATCGTCACGATCGCCGGCAGCCTGCGCAAGGACAGCTTCTCGCTGAAGATCGCCAATGCGCTCGCCAAGCTTGCGCCGGCCTCTCTCAAGCTCGAGGTCGTCACACTGGGAGGCATTTCCTTCTTCAACCAGGATATCGAAGGCGCGCCGCCGGCGGACTGGCTGGCTTTCCGCGAAAAACTCCAGAAGTCGGACGGAGTTATCTTCGTCACGCCGGAATACAACCGCGCCATCCCGGGCGTCCTGAAGAACGCCATCGACGTCGCCTCGCGCCCCTATGGCAAGAGCTCGTTCAACGGCAAGCCGGTCGGCATCGTCTCCAACTCGCCGGGTCCGCTCGGTGGTGTCAGCGCTGCCAAGACGCTCCAGAACATCCTGCCGGGCATTGCCGGCCCGATCATGCAGCAGCCGGAGATCTATCTGAACGCGGTCGGCGACGCCTTCGATGCCGAAGGCAATCTAACGAAGGAATCGCTCAAGCCCGTGCTCCAGGCCTATATCGACGCCTATGCGGCGCACGTGGCGAAGCACCACGGCTGA
- a CDS encoding FtsB family cell division protein — MVSRARLKSFLTGVALYAMAAAIVGYFGVNAYTGKYGLNARLELDQEIVALTGELAQLKRERARSEQRVSLLRSEKIDPDMLDERARFQLDYANPHDLVRMIPPN; from the coding sequence ATGGTCTCCCGCGCCCGCCTGAAATCGTTCCTGACCGGTGTTGCCCTCTACGCGATGGCGGCTGCGATCGTCGGCTATTTCGGCGTCAACGCCTATACCGGCAAATACGGCCTCAACGCCCGCCTGGAGCTCGATCAGGAGATTGTCGCGCTGACGGGTGAGCTGGCGCAGCTCAAGCGCGAGCGCGCCCGCAGCGAGCAGCGCGTGTCGCTGCTGCGCTCCGAGAAGATCGATCCCGACATGCTGGACGAGCGCGCCCGCTTTCAGCTCGACTATGCCAATCCGCACGATCTTGTGCGGATGATCCCGCCAAACTGA
- a CDS encoding glycerophosphodiester phosphodiesterase family protein has translation MQNNRSRRTLRIGAMLFGVSVLTLLPLSMASAQTAPAGAKPFTTVDGKAPLILGHRGVPGLVPEETEASYDLAAALGTDALEEDLHLTKDCVLVARHNPWLADNTNVAEVAKTNATVAARKRTVPGVTVKVKSPGNGPAEYLTDLTDPADPKSVLKSLIVDGENHTNDWSITDFTMAELKDWIGGTTYDAANERPKVFNGKFPVISFQDILDIAKAKSKETGRQILVYPETKNPTWNNAQAIANGCGAPGSHPLEDALIKIIKDNGLNTKDAPILVQSFEPGSLKYMRSHGLETRQVQLVDGNGIDFKTGKVLLNNITNSRPFDWTVAGDPRQYDAMLTPEGLAEIKTYADGIGPWKAYIVPLKIAPWKDSNADGTPYKGSTPEASTQEATSLIADAHKLGLFVHVFTFRNEKKYLAADYHADPAQEYLKFFRLGVDGVFTDFTHTGVAARAAYLRELGW, from the coding sequence ATGCAGAACAATCGTTCACGACGGACGCTGCGTATCGGAGCGATGCTGTTCGGCGTGTCGGTCCTGACGCTTTTACCGCTGTCGATGGCAAGCGCACAGACCGCGCCGGCCGGCGCCAAGCCCTTCACGACCGTCGACGGAAAGGCGCCGCTGATCCTCGGACATCGCGGTGTGCCGGGCCTCGTGCCCGAAGAGACTGAGGCCTCGTATGACCTCGCTGCGGCGCTCGGAACCGACGCGCTCGAAGAGGATCTGCACCTCACCAAAGATTGCGTCCTGGTGGCGCGTCACAACCCCTGGCTAGCCGATAATACCAACGTCGCCGAAGTGGCGAAGACCAATGCGACTGTCGCGGCGCGCAAGCGCACCGTGCCCGGTGTAACCGTCAAGGTGAAGTCTCCCGGCAACGGGCCGGCCGAATATTTGACCGATCTCACCGATCCGGCCGATCCCAAATCGGTGCTGAAGTCATTGATCGTCGACGGCGAGAACCACACCAACGACTGGTCGATCACCGATTTCACCATGGCCGAGCTGAAGGACTGGATCGGCGGCACCACCTATGATGCGGCCAACGAGCGGCCGAAGGTGTTCAACGGCAAGTTCCCGGTCATCAGCTTCCAGGACATCCTCGACATCGCCAAGGCGAAGAGCAAGGAAACCGGGCGTCAGATCCTGGTCTATCCCGAAACCAAGAATCCGACCTGGAACAACGCCCAGGCCATCGCCAATGGCTGCGGCGCGCCCGGCAGCCATCCGCTTGAGGACGCCCTGATCAAGATCATCAAGGACAATGGCCTCAACACCAAGGACGCGCCGATCCTCGTGCAGAGCTTCGAGCCCGGCAGCCTGAAATATATGCGCAGCCATGGCCTCGAAACGCGGCAGGTCCAGCTCGTCGACGGCAACGGCATCGATTTCAAGACCGGCAAGGTCCTCCTCAACAACATCACCAACTCGCGTCCATTCGACTGGACGGTTGCGGGTGACCCGCGCCAGTACGATGCGATGCTGACGCCGGAGGGCCTGGCCGAGATCAAGACCTATGCCGACGGCATCGGTCCGTGGAAGGCCTATATCGTGCCGCTCAAGATTGCGCCGTGGAAGGACAGCAACGCCGACGGCACGCCCTACAAGGGATCGACGCCGGAGGCTTCGACGCAGGAGGCGACCAGCCTCATTGCCGACGCGCACAAGCTCGGCCTGTTCGTGCATGTCTTCACGTTCCGGAACGAGAAGAAATATCTGGCCGCCGACTATCACGCCGATCCGGCCCAGGAATATCTCAAGTTCTTCCGGCTCGGCGTCGATGGGGTCTTCACCGATTTCACGCACACCGGCGTTGCCGCCCGCGCAGCGTATCTGCGAGAGCTCGGCTGGTGA
- the pdhA gene encoding pyruvate dehydrogenase (acetyl-transferring) E1 component subunit alpha, translated as MAAPKKAAASTAQDKTNGGSPPEFTKEQELKALRDMLLIRRFEEKAGQLYGMGAIGGFCHLYIGQEAVVVGMQMALKQGDQVITGYRDHGHMLATGMEANGVMAELTGRRGGYSKGKGGSMHMFSKEKHFYGGHGIVGAQVSLGTGLAFANHYRGNDNVSVTYFGDGAANQGQVYESFNMAELWKLPVIYVIENNRYAMGTAVSRASAQQDFSKRGASFNIPGLQVDGMDVRAVKAAGDEAAAWCRSGKGPMILEMQTYRYRGHSMSDPAKYRTREEVEKVRHDQDPIEQVRNRLLAAKVSEADLKAIDAGVRDIVNAAADFAQHDPEPDAAELWTDVYR; from the coding sequence ATGGCCGCACCCAAGAAAGCCGCCGCAAGCACTGCACAGGACAAGACCAACGGCGGTTCGCCCCCGGAATTCACCAAGGAGCAGGAGCTGAAAGCACTCCGCGACATGCTCCTGATCCGGCGATTCGAGGAAAAGGCCGGCCAGCTCTACGGCATGGGTGCGATCGGCGGCTTCTGCCATCTCTATATCGGCCAGGAGGCCGTGGTGGTCGGTATGCAGATGGCCCTGAAGCAGGGCGATCAGGTCATCACCGGCTATCGCGATCACGGTCATATGCTCGCCACCGGCATGGAGGCCAACGGCGTCATGGCCGAGCTCACCGGACGCCGCGGTGGCTATTCCAAGGGCAAGGGCGGCTCCATGCACATGTTCAGCAAGGAGAAGCACTTTTACGGCGGCCACGGCATCGTCGGCGCCCAGGTCTCGCTCGGCACGGGGCTCGCCTTCGCCAATCACTATCGCGGCAACGACAACGTCAGCGTCACCTATTTCGGCGACGGTGCGGCCAACCAGGGCCAGGTCTATGAGAGCTTCAACATGGCGGAGCTCTGGAAGCTGCCGGTGATCTACGTCATCGAGAACAACCGCTACGCCATGGGCACCGCGGTCTCGCGCGCCTCGGCGCAGCAGGATTTCTCCAAGCGCGGCGCGTCCTTCAACATCCCCGGCCTGCAAGTCGATGGCATGGACGTCCGCGCCGTGAAAGCGGCCGGTGACGAGGCAGCCGCCTGGTGCCGCTCGGGCAAGGGACCGATGATCCTGGAGATGCAGACCTACCGCTATCGCGGTCACTCGATGTCGGATCCAGCCAAATACCGGACGCGCGAGGAGGTCGAGAAGGTCCGCCACGACCAGGACCCGATCGAGCAGGTGCGCAACCGCCTGCTGGCGGCGAAGGTGAGCGAGGCCGACCTCAAGGCGATCGACGCCGGGGTGCGCGACATCGTCAACGCCGCCGCCGACTTTGCCCAGCACGATCCCGAGCCGGACGCCGCCGAGCTCTGGACCGACGTTTACCGCTAA
- a CDS encoding pyruvate dehydrogenase complex E1 component subunit beta → MPIQVLMPALSPTMEKGNLAKWLKKEGETIKSGDVIAEIETDKATMEVEATDEGTLGKILIPEGTADVAVNTPIATILADGESAADLAKAPAPAKPAAEAAPAAPAKAEAPAPKAAPAPHAVAAPDPEVPAGTEMVTQTIREALRDAMAEEMRRDPDVFVMGEEVAEYQGAYKVTQGLLQEFGAKRVIDTPITEHGFAGVGVGAAMTGLKPIVEFMTFNFAMQAIDQIINSAAKTLYMSGGQMGCSIVFRGPNGAAARVAAQHSQDYSSWYSNIPGLKVVAPFSAADYKGLLKAAIRDPNPVIFLENEVLYGHTGEVPKLDDFVVPIGKARIARVGSHVTLISWSNGMTYALKAADELAKEGIEAEVIDLRTLRPMDTETIINSVKKTGRAVTVEEGWAQSGVGAEIAARIMENAFDYLDAPVARVSGKDVPMPYAANLEKLALPTVAEVVEAAKAVCYR, encoded by the coding sequence ATGCCAATTCAAGTGCTGATGCCCGCGTTGTCGCCCACGATGGAGAAGGGCAACCTCGCCAAATGGCTGAAAAAAGAGGGCGAGACGATCAAGTCCGGCGACGTCATCGCCGAGATCGAGACCGACAAGGCCACCATGGAGGTCGAGGCGACCGATGAGGGCACGCTCGGCAAGATCCTGATCCCCGAAGGCACCGCCGACGTCGCCGTCAACACGCCGATCGCGACCATCCTCGCCGATGGCGAGAGCGCGGCCGATCTTGCGAAAGCACCCGCACCGGCGAAGCCTGCCGCGGAAGCTGCGCCGGCTGCACCTGCCAAGGCCGAAGCGCCCGCGCCGAAGGCTGCACCCGCGCCCCACGCCGTTGCCGCGCCCGATCCGGAAGTGCCTGCCGGCACCGAGATGGTGACGCAGACCATCCGCGAAGCGCTGCGCGACGCCATGGCCGAAGAGATGCGCCGTGATCCGGACGTCTTCGTGATGGGCGAAGAGGTCGCGGAGTATCAAGGCGCCTACAAGGTGACGCAGGGCCTGCTCCAGGAGTTCGGCGCCAAGCGCGTGATCGACACGCCGATCACCGAGCACGGTTTTGCCGGCGTCGGTGTCGGTGCCGCCATGACCGGCCTGAAGCCGATCGTCGAGTTCATGACCTTCAACTTCGCCATGCAGGCGATCGACCAGATCATCAACTCCGCCGCCAAAACGCTCTATATGTCGGGCGGCCAGATGGGCTGCTCGATCGTGTTCCGCGGTCCCAACGGTGCAGCCGCGCGCGTTGCCGCCCAGCACAGCCAGGACTATTCGTCCTGGTACTCGAACATTCCCGGTCTCAAGGTCGTCGCGCCGTTCTCGGCCGCCGATTACAAGGGCCTCCTGAAGGCCGCGATCCGCGATCCCAATCCGGTGATCTTCCTCGAGAACGAGGTGCTCTACGGCCACACCGGCGAAGTGCCCAAGCTCGATGACTTCGTCGTCCCGATCGGCAAGGCGCGCATCGCGCGCGTGGGCTCCCATGTCACCCTGATCTCCTGGTCGAACGGCATGACCTACGCGCTCAAGGCCGCCGATGAGCTCGCCAAGGAGGGCATCGAGGCCGAGGTGATCGATCTGCGCACGCTGCGGCCGATGGACACCGAGACCATCATCAACTCGGTCAAGAAGACCGGGCGCGCCGTGACGGTGGAGGAGGGCTGGGCCCAGAGCGGCGTCGGCGCCGAGATCGCCGCGCGCATCATGGAGAACGCGTTCGACTATTTGGACGCGCCGGTCGCGCGTGTGTCCGGCAAGGACGTGCCGATGCCCTATGCCGCGAATCTGGAGAAGCTCGCGCTGCCGACGGTCGCCGAAGTGGTCGAGGCCGCCAAAGCCGTCTGCTACAGGTAG
- a CDS encoding DUF5076 domain-containing protein, protein MAGPKEQPLPPDVMTRDDAVEILRVFVLDGGLSMAFQRAFEEPDMWGLLLVDLARHAARAYARESDYSEEDALNRILEMFQAEIERPTDIGTTTPRGQKGH, encoded by the coding sequence ATGGCGGGCCCGAAGGAGCAGCCATTGCCGCCCGACGTCATGACCCGCGATGATGCGGTCGAGATCCTGCGCGTGTTCGTGCTGGACGGCGGGCTGTCGATGGCGTTCCAGCGCGCCTTCGAGGAGCCCGACATGTGGGGCCTGCTGCTCGTCGATCTCGCCCGCCACGCCGCGCGCGCCTATGCGCGCGAGAGCGACTATAGCGAGGAGGACGCCCTGAACCGGATCCTCGAGATGTTCCAGGCGGAGATCGAGCGGCCGACCGACATCGGCACCACGACGCCGCGCGGGCAGAAGGGGCATTGA
- a CDS encoding pyruvate dehydrogenase complex dihydrolipoamide acetyltransferase has translation MPINILMPALSPTMEKGNLAKWLKKEGDKVKSGDVIAEIETDKATMEVEAIDEGTIAKILVPEGTQDVPVNDVIAVLAGEGEDVKAAGSAKPSASAAPPKAAEAPAAAPAPAPAAPKAAPPPAASPAAAAPAAQSNGHVGRVFSSPLARRLAKEAGIDVGMVTGTGPHGRVVARDVEQAKSGKGLKAPAASPSSAPSIAPTMSDKQILSLFEPGSYEIVPHDGMRRTIAQRLTASIQNVPHFYLTIDCDIGKLLAAREEINAAAPKDKEKKPLYKISVNDFVIKAMAVALQKIPNCNVSWTESGMVKHHHSDVGVAVAMPGGLITPIIRKAETKTLSTISNEMKDFAARARTRKLKPEEYQGGTTAVSNLGMFGIKDFTAVINPPHATILAVGTSEERPVVRGGKIEIAQIMSVTLSCDHRAIDGALGAELIGAFKQLIENPVMMMV, from the coding sequence ATGCCCATCAACATCCTGATGCCCGCTCTTTCGCCGACGATGGAGAAGGGCAACCTCGCCAAATGGCTGAAGAAGGAAGGCGACAAGGTCAAATCCGGCGATGTCATCGCCGAGATCGAGACCGACAAGGCGACCATGGAGGTCGAGGCCATCGACGAGGGCACGATCGCCAAGATCCTGGTGCCCGAGGGCACGCAGGACGTGCCGGTCAATGATGTGATCGCGGTGCTGGCCGGTGAAGGCGAGGACGTGAAGGCGGCGGGCAGCGCGAAGCCCAGCGCCTCTGCCGCGCCGCCCAAAGCCGCCGAGGCGCCTGCCGCGGCTCCAGCACCGGCGCCCGCCGCGCCCAAGGCCGCGCCGCCGCCCGCCGCGTCGCCGGCTGCTGCCGCTCCTGCTGCACAGAGCAACGGCCATGTCGGCCGCGTGTTCTCGTCGCCGCTGGCGCGTCGTCTCGCCAAGGAAGCCGGCATCGATGTCGGAATGGTCACCGGCACGGGTCCGCACGGCCGCGTCGTCGCGCGCGACGTCGAGCAGGCCAAGTCCGGCAAGGGGCTCAAGGCACCCGCCGCCAGCCCGTCATCCGCGCCCTCGATCGCACCGACCATGTCGGACAAGCAGATCCTGTCGCTGTTCGAGCCCGGTTCGTACGAGATCGTCCCGCATGACGGCATGCGCCGCACGATTGCCCAACGGTTGACCGCCTCGATCCAGAACGTCCCGCACTTCTACCTGACGATCGACTGCGACATCGGCAAACTGCTCGCCGCACGCGAGGAGATCAATGCGGCTGCACCGAAGGACAAGGAGAAGAAGCCGCTCTACAAGATCTCGGTCAACGACTTCGTCATCAAGGCGATGGCGGTCGCGCTGCAGAAGATCCCGAACTGCAACGTCAGCTGGACCGAAAGCGGCATGGTCAAGCACCACCATTCCGACGTCGGCGTTGCCGTGGCGATGCCGGGCGGCCTGATCACGCCGATCATCCGCAAGGCCGAGACCAAGACGCTCTCGACCATCTCCAACGAGATGAAGGATTTTGCGGCGCGCGCCCGCACGCGCAAGCTGAAGCCGGAAGAGTATCAGGGCGGCACCACGGCGGTGTCCAACCTCGGCATGTTCGGCATCAAGGATTTCACGGCCGTGATCAACCCGCCGCATGCCACGATCCTTGCGGTCGGCACCAGCGAGGAGCGCCCCGTCGTGCGCGGCGGCAAGATCGAGATCGCGCAGATCATGAGCGTGACGCTGTCCTGCGATCACCGTGCCATCGACGGCGCGCTCGGCGCCGAGCTGATCGGCGCCTTCAAGCAGCTGATCGAAAACCCCGTCATGATGATGGTGTGA
- the lpdA gene encoding dihydrolipoyl dehydrogenase: MADTSFDIIIIGSGPGGYVTAIRAAQLGFKTAIVEKSYLGGICLNWGCIPTKALLRSAEIYHYMQHANDYGLSAEKVSFDPKAVVQRSRGVSKRLNDGVGFLMKKNKVSVIWGAASIDAPGKVTVKKSDVEGPKGSLGEGTYQAKHIIVATGARPRVLPGLEPDKKLIWTYFEAMVPEKMPKSLLVVGSGAIGIEFASFFHTMGSDVTVVEVLPQILPVEDAEIAALARKRLEKQGIKIMSSTKVTKLEKKADSVVATIDDGKGKPVTTEFERVISAVGVVGNIENLGLEKLGVKTDRGCIVIDGYGKTNVPGIYAIGDVAGPPMLAHKAEHEGVICVEAIKGLHPHPMDKLLIPGCTYCNPQVASVGLTEAKAKESGREIRVGRFPFVGNGKAIALGEDQGLVKVIFDKKTGQLLGAHMVGAEVTELIQGYVVAMNLETTEEELMHTVFPHPTLSEMMKEAVLDAYGRVLNI, encoded by the coding sequence ATGGCCGACACATCCTTCGACATCATCATCATCGGCTCCGGTCCTGGCGGCTATGTCACCGCGATCCGTGCCGCCCAGCTCGGCTTCAAGACCGCGATCGTCGAGAAGTCCTATCTCGGCGGCATCTGCCTGAACTGGGGCTGCATCCCGACCAAGGCGCTCTTACGCTCCGCCGAGATATATCACTACATGCAGCACGCCAACGACTATGGTCTGTCGGCGGAGAAGGTCTCGTTCGATCCGAAGGCCGTGGTGCAGCGTTCGCGCGGCGTCTCCAAGCGGCTGAATGACGGCGTCGGCTTCCTGATGAAGAAGAACAAGGTCAGCGTGATCTGGGGCGCGGCTTCGATCGACGCGCCCGGCAAGGTCACCGTGAAGAAGTCCGACGTCGAGGGCCCCAAGGGCTCGCTGGGCGAGGGGACTTATCAGGCCAAACACATCATCGTCGCGACCGGCGCGCGGCCGCGCGTGCTGCCCGGGCTCGAGCCCGACAAGAAGCTGATCTGGACCTATTTTGAGGCGATGGTGCCGGAGAAAATGCCGAAGTCGCTGCTGGTGGTCGGCTCCGGCGCGATCGGCATCGAGTTTGCGTCGTTCTTCCATACCATGGGCTCGGACGTCACCGTGGTCGAGGTGCTGCCGCAGATCCTGCCGGTCGAGGACGCCGAGATCGCAGCCCTTGCCCGCAAGCGTCTGGAGAAGCAGGGCATCAAGATCATGTCCTCGACCAAGGTGACCAAGCTCGAGAAGAAGGCCGACAGCGTCGTTGCCACCATCGACGACGGCAAGGGCAAGCCAGTGACCACCGAGTTCGAGCGGGTGATCTCGGCCGTCGGCGTCGTCGGCAATATCGAGAATCTCGGCCTCGAAAAGCTTGGAGTGAAGACGGACCGCGGCTGCATCGTCATCGACGGCTATGGCAAGACCAACGTCCCCGGCATCTACGCCATCGGCGACGTTGCGGGGCCCCCGATGCTTGCACACAAGGCCGAGCACGAGGGAGTGATCTGCGTCGAGGCCATCAAGGGCCTGCATCCGCATCCCATGGACAAGCTCCTGATCCCCGGCTGCACCTATTGCAATCCGCAGGTCGCGTCCGTGGGGCTGACGGAAGCCAAGGCCAAGGAGAGCGGCCGCGAGATCCGCGTCGGCCGCTTCCCCTTCGTCGGCAACGGCAAGGCCATCGCGCTCGGCGAGGACCAGGGCCTGGTCAAGGTGATCTTCGACAAGAAGACCGGCCAGCTGCTCGGCGCCCACATGGTCGGCGCCGAAGTGACCGAGCTGATCCAGGGCTACGTCGTCGCCATGAACCTGGAGACCACGGAAGAAGAGCTGATGCACACGGTGTTCCCGCATCCGACCCTGTCGGAGATGATGAAGGAAGCCGTGCTGGATGCGTATGGGCGGGTGCTGAATATTTGA
- a CDS encoding threonine synthase → MHDNDNLTIERPTFVTHLECAMEGDHYAADQVHNLSKAGKPLLVRYDLAGVKKALTKDALAQRPADMWRYRELLPVRKCQDIVSLGEVTTPLIRLPKLGAKLGGGEIIVKDEGRLPTGSFKARGLVMAVSMGKALGVTHMAMPTNGNAGAALAAYATSCGIKTTIFCPADTPEVNVSEIELQGATVYRVNGYIDDCGKIVGEGKAKVGWFDTSTLKEPYRIEGKKTMGLELAEQLGWDVPDVIFYPTGGGTGLIGMWKAFDELEKIGFIGSKRPRMVAVQASGCAPMVRAYEAGTEHATRWEDAHTIASGIRVPQAIGDFLILRAVRESKGFAIAVDDDKISAALNEVAREEGLLLCPEGAATYAAYKDSLADGRVSKGDRVMLFNCATGLKYPLPPVTRNLDRHKPIDFSQF, encoded by the coding sequence ATGCACGACAACGACAACCTGACTATCGAACGCCCGACCTTCGTCACGCATCTGGAGTGCGCGATGGAGGGCGACCATTACGCGGCCGACCAGGTCCACAACCTCTCTAAGGCCGGCAAGCCGCTGCTGGTGCGCTACGACCTCGCTGGCGTGAAGAAGGCGCTGACCAAGGATGCGCTCGCTCAGCGCCCCGCCGACATGTGGCGCTACCGCGAACTGCTGCCGGTGCGCAAATGCCAGGACATCGTCTCGCTCGGCGAGGTGACGACGCCGCTGATCCGGCTGCCGAAGCTCGGCGCAAAACTCGGCGGCGGCGAGATCATCGTCAAGGACGAGGGACGGCTGCCGACCGGCTCGTTCAAGGCGCGCGGCCTGGTGATGGCGGTGTCGATGGGCAAGGCGCTCGGGGTCACACACATGGCGATGCCGACCAATGGCAATGCCGGCGCGGCGCTCGCGGCTTACGCGACCTCCTGCGGCATCAAGACCACGATCTTCTGCCCGGCCGATACGCCGGAAGTGAATGTCAGCGAGATCGAGCTCCAGGGCGCAACCGTCTATCGCGTCAACGGCTATATCGACGATTGCGGCAAGATCGTCGGCGAGGGGAAAGCAAAAGTCGGCTGGTTCGACACCTCGACGCTGAAGGAGCCGTATCGCATCGAGGGCAAGAAGACGATGGGGCTGGAGCTCGCCGAGCAGCTCGGCTGGGACGTGCCTGACGTGATCTTCTACCCGACCGGCGGCGGCACCGGCCTGATCGGCATGTGGAAGGCGTTCGATGAGCTCGAGAAGATCGGCTTTATCGGAAGCAAGCGTCCGCGCATGGTCGCGGTGCAGGCGTCCGGCTGCGCGCCGATGGTGCGCGCCTATGAGGCCGGCACCGAGCATGCGACGCGCTGGGAAGACGCGCACACCATCGCGTCCGGCATTCGTGTGCCGCAGGCGATCGGCGATTTCCTGATCCTGCGTGCGGTGCGCGAGAGCAAGGGTTTTGCCATTGCGGTCGACGACGACAAGATCTCGGCGGCGCTGAACGAGGTCGCGCGCGAGGAGGGGCTCTTGCTTTGCCCCGAGGGCGCCGCGACCTACGCCGCCTACAAGGACAGCCTCGCCGACGGCCGCGTCTCGAAGGGCGACCGCGTGATGCTGTTCAACTGCGCGACCGGCCTGAAATATCCGCTGCCGCCGGTCACCCGCAACCTCGATCGCCACAAGCCGATCGACTTCTCGCAGTTCTAG
- a CDS encoding tripartite tricarboxylate transporter substrate binding protein BugD — MNKAAWAGLIGLLTLTGVARADDYPSHPITIIVPFAAGGPSDAMARVLAERMRTSLGQALVIENVTGAGGSIGVGRAVHSPPDGYTISFGHLGTHVANGAVYKLNYDLVADLEPVVLLPSNPMIVVSKNAVPATSLKELLAWLKSRPTPPTAGTAGAGSGAHIAGVYFESVSGIKLQYVPYRGTAPALNDLIAGQIDVIVDQTSNSINQVRAGTIRAYAITDDKRLASAPEIPTAEEAGLKGFNMTLWSGLWVPKGTPKEIVTKLNAAAVEALNDPAVKKQLESQGLEMTPQDQLTPEALGARQKSEIAKWWPIIKAANITVE, encoded by the coding sequence ATGAACAAGGCCGCCTGGGCCGGGCTGATCGGTCTTCTCACGCTCACCGGCGTTGCGCGCGCCGACGACTATCCCTCGCACCCCATCACCATCATCGTGCCCTTCGCAGCCGGCGGCCCGTCGGATGCGATGGCGCGTGTGCTGGCCGAGCGGATGCGCACCTCGCTCGGCCAGGCCCTGGTGATCGAGAACGTCACCGGCGCCGGCGGCTCGATCGGCGTCGGCCGCGCCGTGCATTCGCCGCCTGATGGCTATACCATTTCCTTTGGCCATCTCGGCACCCATGTCGCCAACGGCGCCGTCTACAAGCTCAACTACGATCTCGTCGCCGATCTCGAGCCGGTGGTGCTGCTGCCGAGCAACCCGATGATCGTCGTCAGCAAGAACGCGGTGCCCGCGACCTCGCTGAAGGAGCTTTTGGCCTGGCTGAAGTCGCGCCCGACACCCCCGACGGCCGGCACCGCCGGCGCCGGTTCCGGCGCCCATATCGCCGGCGTCTATTTCGAGAGCGTCTCCGGCATCAAGCTGCAATACGTGCCGTATCGCGGCACCGCGCCGGCACTGAACGATCTCATCGCCGGCCAGATCGACGTCATCGTCGACCAGACCTCCAACTCCATCAACCAGGTCCGCGCCGGCACCATCCGCGCCTACGCCATCACCGACGACAAGCGCCTGGCCTCGGCGCCGGAGATCCCGACAGCGGAGGAGGCCGGCCTGAAAGGCTTCAACATGACGCTGTGGTCGGGCCTCTGGGTGCCCAAGGGCACGCCGAAGGAGATCGTCACCAAGCTCAACGCGGCCGCCGTGGAGGCGCTCAACGATCCCGCCGTGAAGAAGCAGCTCGAAAGCCAGGGCCTGGAGATGACGCCGCAGGATCAGCTCACGCCGGAAGCGCTCGGCGCTCGGCAGAAATCCGAGATCGCAAAGTGGTGGCCGATCATCAAGGCGGCGAACATCACGGTGGAGTGA